The Streptomyces sp. GSL17-111 region CGCCGTGGGTGCGGTGGTGGGCGAGGGCGAGGGCCTCGGAAAAACGCTTCGCCTCGTCGTACACGCTGCGCGGGCCGATGGGGTTGACGTTCCCCCAGTAGCTCTCGTCCTGCGGGTGCACGAGCGGGTCGCCGTAGACCTCGCTGGTCGAGGCCAGCAGGAACCGCGCGTCGTGCCGCCCGGCGAGGCGCAGGGCGTTCTCCGTGCCCCGGCTGCCCACGGCCAGGGTGTGCAGCGGCAGCCGCAGGTAGTCGGGCGGCGAGGCGGGGCTGGCCAGGTGGGCGACGGCGTCGAGCGGGCCGGGCACGTCCAGGGCCGCACTGACGTCGGCGCGCAGGAAGGTGAAGGCCGGGTCGGCCGCCAGCGCGGCGAGGTTCTCGGGCTGACCGGTCGACAGGTCGTCCACGCAGACGACCTCGTCCCCGCGCCGCAGCAGCGCCTCGCACAGGTGCGATCCAAGAAATCCGGCGCCCCCGGTAACGGCTACACGCATGGCTCCTCCGTGGTTCGGGCAGAACGACACACCCGCCAAGGGCGGGTGCGGCTCGTGCCGCGCGACCGGCTGAGGCGGAGCGGTCCGTCATGGAACCGCAGGAAGAGATTAAGAATGAATGTATTATTTTGTCCCTTTTGACACGCTCCCCCTGACCCGAACGGCGGCCCCCGCCCCCCGACCTCGCCCGCACGGAGCAGCCGGCCCGCACCCTCAGCGGTAGGCGGCGAGGAACGCGCGGACACCTTCGGCCGCGTAGTGGTCCAGCTCCGCCGGAGTGTGCCGGGGGCCACCGTGGAACATGGCCTTGTTCACGGGGATCCACAGCAGCAGCCCTGTGAAGTGGTGGGCGGCGAGCAGCGGTTCACGGACGTGGAGCACCCCCGCCTCCGTCAGGGACCGGAAGGTGGCGGCCAGAGTGGCCAGGACCCGCTCGAACCCCCGCTCGTACCAGGCGGCACCCAGCTCCGGGAAGGCGTCCGCGTTGGCGATGACCAGCCGTCGCAACTGGAGCACCTGCGGCTGGGTCAGGGCCTCGAGCAGCGCACGGGCGAGGGAGACGAGGTGCGTGTGCAGCGCCTCCGCCTCGGCCGGGACGTCCGCCACGAGGTCGACCATGGCGTCGACGCGGTCCGTGGTGGCCAGCACGATCTCGGCGAACAGCTTCTCCTTGTCGGCGAAGTGCTTGTAGACGGTCTGCTTGGAGACGGCGGCCCGCTTGGCGATGTCGTCCATGCTCGTCCCGGCGTAGCCCTTGGCCATGAAGACCTCGGTCCCGGCCGCCATGATCGCCCGCCGCTTCCGCTCCGACCGGCCGACCTGCGTTCCCGCCACCACGGTGCCTCCCACTGCTCTATGAGTACTGGACAGTCCAGTTTCACACGAGTACCGTACCGTCCAGTTCTTGAAACTAGACGGTCTAGTTCTCAAGGCACGACCGTCGCACTTCGAAGGGGCACCATGACCACCAGCCGCACCAGGCCCGGCACCGCCACGCTCACCGCCGGCCCGGCCTCCGACCCCGCCGACCGGCCGGTCACGCGCGGGCTCCTGACGGCGGGGGCCGCCGCAGGCCCGCTGTTCCTCGTCGCCGGGCTGGCCCAGGCCCTCACCCGGGACGCCTTCGACCTCACCCGCAACGCGCTGAGCCAGCTCAGCCTCGGCACCCTCGGCTGGATCCAGATCGCCGTCTTCGTCGTCACCGGCGCCCTGGCCGTCGCCGGTGCCGTCGGGACACGGCGAGCGCTGCGGGGCGCGCCCGGCGGGGTCTGGGCACCCCGGCTGATCGGTGTGTTCGGTGCGTCGTTCCTCGTCGCCGGCGTCTTCCGGGCCGACCCGGGCCACGGCTTCCCGTCGGGCACCCCCGACGGCGCCCCGGCGTCGATGAGCGCCGAGGGCGGCGTCCACATGGCCGCCGCCACGCTGGGCTTCCTCGCGCTGTGCGCCGCGTTCCTCGTCCTCGGCCGGTTCTTCGCGGCCGAGGGGCGGCGCGGATACGCCCTCGCCTCCCGCGTCGTGCCCCTGGTGATGCTGGCCGGATCGTCCGCCGCCTCCGTCTCGATGCCGGCGTTCACCGCCTCGGCGGGGCTCGGCCTGCTCTGGCTCACGGCCGTCAGCCTGCGGCTGGCCGACCGACGCTGAATCCGCACCGCACCGACAGGAGCATCAGCATGACCACACCGGCCAAGGGCCCCGCGAGCTACTTCCCGTCGATCGAGAAGACCTACGGCCGCCCGATCGCGGAGTGGAAGGAGCTCATCCGCTCCTCCCCGCTCAGCCGGCACATGGAGCTCGTGACCTGGCTCAAGACCGAGCACGGCCTCGGCCACGGCCACGCCAACGCCCTCGTCGCCCACACCCTCGCCGAGAAGAACGGGACCTGAGCCGGCGGCCCCTCGGTATCTTGTGCCGGGCGCACACCGCGCACGAGCCCGCCGACGAGAGAGAGTCGATGACGCCGTCACCGTCAGCCATCAGCCGTCGGGCCCTCCTCGCGGCGGCAGCGGCCTGGTCCGCGGCCGGCTGCGCCGGGGAGAGCCCCTCCCCGTCCCCCGCCCCCACCACCGAGGAGAAGGGGCCCGCGTCGTCCCCCTCCCCGACGACCACCCCGGACGGCGGAGACCACGAGCCTCTCGTCCGGCTGGAGCGGAGGTTCGACGCCCGGCTCGGGGTGTACGCCCTCGCCACCGGCACGGGTGCCACCATCGCCCACCGGGCGGACGAACGGTTCGCCTTCTGCTCCACCTTCAAGGGCCTGGCGGCCGCCGCCGTCCTCGACCGCAACCCGATGTCGCACCTGGACACGCTCGTCACCTACAGCCGGGACGACCTCATGGAGCACGCCCCGCTCACCCGCAAGCACGTCGACACGGGCATGACCATCCGCCAACTGTGCGACGCCGCGATCCGCTACAGCGACGGCACGGCAGGCAACCTCCTCGTCCGCGAACTCGGCGGCCCGCAGGAGCTGACGCGGTACGCCCGCGGCCTCGGCGACACGGTGACGCGCATGGACCGCGTCGAGCCCGACATCACCCAGGCGATCCCGGACGACCCCCGGGACACCAGCTCCCCCCGGGCCATGGGCGAGGACTACCGGCGCATCGTGCTGGGCGACGTCCTGCCGGCCGACAAGCGGGCCTTCCTCCGCGACCTGCTGGAACGCAGCGTCACCGGGGACCAGCGCGTCCGCGCCGGGCTCCCGCAGGGGTGGCGGGTGGCCGACAAGACGGGAACCGGTGCGTACGGCACGCTCAACGACTTCGCCATCGTCTGGCCGCCGGATACCGACCCGCTGGTCATCGCCCTCATGTCCAGCAAGGCGGAGCAGGACGCCGACCGCGACCAGGCCCTCCTCGCCGAGGCCGCTGCCTACGTGGCGGAGACGTTGGTCTGAGCCGCGGGCCCCCGGCACCCGTCGACGAGGCGCTGAAGCCGCCGCTAGGCCATGTGCTGCCGGGAGACTTCCGCTGCTCGGGCGGCACGCAGGATCCGTACCGACTGGGTGAGCAGGAGGGGGAGGGTGGCGAGCGCGAGCGCCGCGAGCCAGGGAGCGCCACCGAGCGTGGTGAGACCGAGGAGATCGCGGAGGCCGGGGACGGCGAGGGCCATGGCCTCCAGGGCGACGGTGAGGGCGAGCGCGGCCCACAGGTAGGGGTTGGCGGTGGCACCGCGGAAGCCGGAGCCCCGGTCGGAGCGGGCGTTGAAGACGGCGAGGAGCTGTGCGGTCGTCAGGGTCACGAAGGTCATGGTGCGCGCAGCCTCGAGGTCGAGATCCATGACGGTGGTGGCGAGGTAGTAGCTGGCCAGGCCGACGCTCCCGACGAGGGCGCCCTGGGTGACGATGCGACGGAGGGCGGCGGCACCGAGCACGGGTTCGTTCTTCGGGCGTGGCGGGTGGCGCATGGCGTCGTCGTCGCTGGGCTCGAGCGCGAGGGCGAAGGACGGGATGACGTCGATGATGATGTTGTTCCACAGGATCATGAGGCCGGCCAGGGGGGCGGGCGAGCCCAGTGCGATCGCGGCGGTCACGACGAGGACGACGGCGAGGTGCCAGGAGAACAGGTACTGGCCGAAGCGGCGGATGTTGTCGAAGACCCGGCGGCCCTCCACGACGGCGTGTTCGATGGTGCCGAAGTCGTCCGTGGTGAGCACGATGTCGGCGGCCTCCCGGGCGGCGTCGGTGCCCGTGCGGCCCATGGCGACGCCGACGTCGGCCTGACGCAGGGCGGGGGTGTCGTTCACGCCGTCGCCGGTGACGGCGACCGTGTGGCCCGCTGCCTGATGAGCCTGCACGAGGCGGAGCTTGTGCTCGGGTGCGACCCGGGCGTACACGTCGGTCTCGTCGATGACGCGTGCCAGGGCGGCGTCGTCGAGACGGTCGAGCTCGGCGCCGGTGACGACCGACTGGGCGCGGAGTCCGAGTTGGTCGGCGACGGCCGCGGCGGTCCGGGGCTGGTCACCGGTGATCATGACGACCCGGATGCCCGCCCGGTGGCACACGGCGACGGCCTCGATGGCGGCCGGACGGGGCGGGTCGGCGAGGCCCACGACCCCGAGCACGTCAGCGGCGGCGAACAGCTCGTCGTCGTCGACGGGGTCGGCGGGGGCGGGACCGGCGGCGATGGCGAGCGTACGCAGGGCCCTACCGCCCATGGCGTCGGCGGCGGTGAGGAGTGCGCCGTGACGGTGCGGGTCGAGGAGGACCTCGGGGGCGCCCTTGGTGTGGACGTGGGTGTCGGTGACCACCGCCATGCGCTTGGTCACCGGATCGAAGGGGACCTCGTCGCGGCGCGGACGGCCGTCTCTGAGGTGTCGCCAGTCGGTGCCGGAGTCCTGTGCACCGCGGAGCAGGGCGACCTCGGTGGGGTCGCCCACCGGTTCACCGTCGGGGGCGACGTCGGCATCGTTGCACAGGGTCGCGCTCTCCCACAGCCGCCGCTCCTCGACCCCCTCCGCCAGGGCGACCTCCACGACCTCCATGCGGTTGGCGGTGAGCGTGCCGGTCTTGTCGGAGGCGATCACGGTGGTGCTGCCGAGCGTCTCCACGGTGGGCAGCCGTCGTACCAGAGCCTGGTGGCGGGCCATGCGCCGCATGCCGACGGTGAGGGTGAGGGTGGCGACGGCGGGCAGGCCCTCCGGGACGATGGCGACGGCCAGGGCGATGGACACCTCGATGATCTCGTAGACGTCGAGGCCGCGCAGCAGGGCGAGTCCGGCCAGCGCGCCGGCCACACCGACGACGACCAGGGACAGAGCCCGTCCCAGCCGCTCCAGTCCGGCTTGCAGCGGTGCCTGCATCGTCTCGGTCGAGGCGGCCAGTTCGGCGATGCGGCCGACTTCGGTGGTGGTGCCGGTGGCCACCACGACCGCCCGGCCGCGACCGGCGCGCACGATGGTGCCGAGGTAGAGCATGCCGGTGCGGTCGGCCAGCGGGGTGCCGGCGGCCACGGCGTCCGGCGTCTTGGCGACGGGTTCGCTCTCCCCGGTCAGCGCCGCTTCGTCGACGGTGAGGTCGTTGGCCTCGATCAGGCGCGCGTCCGCGGGCACGCGGTCCCCGCCCTCGACCGAGATGATGTCACCGGGCACGAGCTCCACCGCGTCGAGCTCGTCGCGCCGGTCATCGCGCTCGACGTCGGCGACGGTGGCGGCGAGCCGACGCAGCGCCTCCATGGAACGCACCGCGCGCAGTTCGGTGGCGAACCCGACGATGGTGTTGATGACGAGCACCAGGGCGACCGCCGCGGCCTCGACCACTTCGCCGATGAGCAGCGCGGCCACCGCCGCTGCCGCCAGCAGCACCACGACCGCGCTGCGGATCTGTTCGAGGACGATGGCCCAGGCCGACAGCCTCCTGCGTCCCGCGAGCGCGTTGCGCCCCACGAGCGAGCGACGCCGCGTGACCTCCGCGGTGTCCAGCCCGAAGTCCGCGTCCACGTCCAGCCGGCTGAGCACCTCCGCCGCCGTGAGCGCGTGGGGGTCGGCGACCTGCCACCGGCCGCCCCGGTCCCTGCGATGTCCGGGCGAGAGACCACGCCGATGCGGTGACTTCGTCACGACGCCTACTCCTTCCGGACGACCGCGACGGGGCAGTGGGCGTGGTGCAGGAGGGCCTGGCTGACCGAGCCCAGCAGAAGACCGGCGAA contains the following coding sequences:
- a CDS encoding TetR/AcrR family transcriptional regulator; translated protein: MAGTQVGRSERKRRAIMAAGTEVFMAKGYAGTSMDDIAKRAAVSKQTVYKHFADKEKLFAEIVLATTDRVDAMVDLVADVPAEAEALHTHLVSLARALLEALTQPQVLQLRRLVIANADAFPELGAAWYERGFERVLATLAATFRSLTEAGVLHVREPLLAAHHFTGLLLWIPVNKAMFHGGPRHTPAELDHYAAEGVRAFLAAYR
- a CDS encoding DUF998 domain-containing protein, with amino-acid sequence MTTSRTRPGTATLTAGPASDPADRPVTRGLLTAGAAAGPLFLVAGLAQALTRDAFDLTRNALSQLSLGTLGWIQIAVFVVTGALAVAGAVGTRRALRGAPGGVWAPRLIGVFGASFLVAGVFRADPGHGFPSGTPDGAPASMSAEGGVHMAAATLGFLALCAAFLVLGRFFAAEGRRGYALASRVVPLVMLAGSSAASVSMPAFTASAGLGLLWLTAVSLRLADRR
- a CDS encoding DUF4287 domain-containing protein translates to MTTPAKGPASYFPSIEKTYGRPIAEWKELIRSSPLSRHMELVTWLKTEHGLGHGHANALVAHTLAEKNGT
- the bla gene encoding class A beta-lactamase, translated to MTPSPSAISRRALLAAAAAWSAAGCAGESPSPSPAPTTEEKGPASSPSPTTTPDGGDHEPLVRLERRFDARLGVYALATGTGATIAHRADERFAFCSTFKGLAAAAVLDRNPMSHLDTLVTYSRDDLMEHAPLTRKHVDTGMTIRQLCDAAIRYSDGTAGNLLVRELGGPQELTRYARGLGDTVTRMDRVEPDITQAIPDDPRDTSSPRAMGEDYRRIVLGDVLPADKRAFLRDLLERSVTGDQRVRAGLPQGWRVADKTGTGAYGTLNDFAIVWPPDTDPLVIALMSSKAEQDADRDQALLAEAAAYVAETLV
- a CDS encoding cation-translocating P-type ATPase, whose product is MTKSPHRRGLSPGHRRDRGGRWQVADPHALTAAEVLSRLDVDADFGLDTAEVTRRRSLVGRNALAGRRRLSAWAIVLEQIRSAVVVLLAAAAVAALLIGEVVEAAAVALVLVINTIVGFATELRAVRSMEALRRLAATVADVERDDRRDELDAVELVPGDIISVEGGDRVPADARLIEANDLTVDEAALTGESEPVAKTPDAVAAGTPLADRTGMLYLGTIVRAGRGRAVVVATGTTTEVGRIAELAASTETMQAPLQAGLERLGRALSLVVVGVAGALAGLALLRGLDVYEIIEVSIALAVAIVPEGLPAVATLTLTVGMRRMARHQALVRRLPTVETLGSTTVIASDKTGTLTANRMEVVEVALAEGVEERRLWESATLCNDADVAPDGEPVGDPTEVALLRGAQDSGTDWRHLRDGRPRRDEVPFDPVTKRMAVVTDTHVHTKGAPEVLLDPHRHGALLTAADAMGGRALRTLAIAAGPAPADPVDDDELFAAADVLGVVGLADPPRPAAIEAVAVCHRAGIRVVMITGDQPRTAAAVADQLGLRAQSVVTGAELDRLDDAALARVIDETDVYARVAPEHKLRLVQAHQAAGHTVAVTGDGVNDTPALRQADVGVAMGRTGTDAAREAADIVLTTDDFGTIEHAVVEGRRVFDNIRRFGQYLFSWHLAVVLVVTAAIALGSPAPLAGLMILWNNIIIDVIPSFALALEPSDDDAMRHPPRPKNEPVLGAAALRRIVTQGALVGSVGLASYYLATTVMDLDLEAARTMTFVTLTTAQLLAVFNARSDRGSGFRGATANPYLWAALALTVALEAMALAVPGLRDLLGLTTLGGAPWLAALALATLPLLLTQSVRILRAARAAEVSRQHMA